Proteins encoded within one genomic window of Prauserella marina:
- a CDS encoding CobW family GTP-binding protein gives MAKQRIPVVLVAGFLGSGKTTLLNHLLNNTRGTRIGVVVNDFGSVNVDAMSVAGMVGSMMSLENGCLCCSVDASGLDAVFDKLTRPGTDLDLIVVEASGLAEPRGLVRLVLASGNPRIEYGGLIEVVDAVEFEATARKHPEFATQLPLADLVLLNKVDRLPDAEHVLETVRAHAGATPVLPTVNAAIDPELLFDTGGVRKHEGTAPRQLSFDDLREDDCGEHAHAAYQSLVFSVDGAVHPRRFAEFLENRPPGLYRMKGTVYFGVTGYRDRYLLHTVGGYVRLTARRWDASARRATELVLIGAGIDADELRERLGSCEETEPEDVDPQNMLPVLRYAES, from the coding sequence TTGGCGAAGCAACGCATCCCCGTCGTACTGGTCGCGGGCTTTCTCGGTTCCGGAAAGACCACCCTGCTCAACCACCTTCTCAACAACACGAGAGGGACCAGGATCGGGGTGGTGGTCAACGATTTCGGCAGCGTCAACGTCGACGCCATGAGCGTCGCGGGCATGGTCGGCTCCATGATGTCGCTGGAGAACGGCTGCCTGTGCTGTTCCGTCGACGCGAGTGGTCTCGACGCCGTCTTCGACAAGCTCACCAGGCCGGGTACCGATCTCGACCTCATCGTGGTCGAGGCGAGTGGTCTCGCCGAACCGCGCGGCCTCGTGCGGCTCGTGCTCGCCAGCGGCAATCCCCGCATCGAGTACGGCGGCCTGATCGAGGTCGTCGACGCGGTCGAATTCGAGGCGACGGCACGCAAGCATCCCGAGTTCGCCACGCAGTTGCCGCTCGCGGATCTCGTGCTGCTCAACAAGGTCGACCGGCTGCCGGACGCCGAGCACGTGCTCGAAACCGTGCGCGCGCACGCTGGCGCGACTCCCGTGCTGCCCACCGTGAACGCCGCGATCGATCCGGAGCTGCTTTTCGACACCGGCGGAGTGCGAAAGCACGAGGGGACGGCGCCGCGCCAGTTGTCGTTCGACGATCTGCGCGAGGATGACTGCGGTGAGCATGCCCACGCGGCATACCAGAGTCTGGTGTTCTCCGTCGATGGCGCCGTGCATCCCCGCCGGTTCGCCGAATTCCTCGAGAACCGGCCGCCCGGCCTCTATCGCATGAAGGGAACCGTCTATTTCGGAGTCACCGGCTACCGCGACCGGTACCTGCTGCACACGGTCGGCGGTTACGTGCGGTTGACGGCGCGGCGATGGGACGCATCCGCGCGAAGGGCTACCGAACTGGTGCTCATCGGCGCCGGAATCGACGCGGATGAACTGCGCGAACGGCTCGGCTCGTGCGAGGAGACCGAGCCAGAGGACGTCGACCCGCAGAACATGCTGCCGGTGCTGCGTTACGCGGAGTCCTGA
- a CDS encoding cobyric acid synthase yields the protein MGGGLLIAGTTSDAGKSTVAAGLCRLLARQGIRVAPFKAQNMSNNSMVCADGAEIGRAQWLQAIAAGVQPESAMNPVLLKPGSDRRSHVVLRGAPWGELRAGEWATGRRALADAAYQALAELRARFDVVICEGAGSPAEINLREGDYVNMGLARKAGLPVLVVGDIDRGGVLAAMTGTVALLDRADQAHVAAFLVNKFRGDPALLAPGLHTLTEVTGRPVLGVLPWLPGVWLDSEDALAIARWSGSEGGAGATLRVAAVRFPRVSNATDLDPLAAEPGVAVTVTADPDVVAAADVVVLPGTRATVDDLRWLRERGIAKAVAERAALGRPVLGICGGYEMLASVITDDVESGAGTVTGLDLLPCTVRFTADKNLGTPGGSWRGHPVGGYEIHHGVVEPVPGGAEPFLDGLRRDAVWGTMWHGIFEHDHFRRAWLAEVAEQAAVAWKPSATPGFAARRQAMLDGIADAIEQHADVPALLRLVEDGVPPGLPWLRLGQDSA from the coding sequence GTGGGAGGCGGGCTGCTCATCGCGGGAACGACGTCGGACGCTGGCAAGTCGACGGTCGCCGCCGGACTGTGCCGTTTGCTGGCGAGGCAAGGGATCCGCGTCGCGCCGTTCAAAGCGCAGAACATGTCGAATAACTCCATGGTCTGCGCTGACGGCGCGGAGATCGGCCGCGCGCAATGGTTGCAGGCCATCGCCGCCGGAGTGCAGCCGGAATCGGCCATGAACCCCGTACTGCTCAAGCCGGGCAGCGACCGGCGCAGCCACGTCGTACTGCGGGGCGCGCCGTGGGGCGAACTGCGCGCCGGCGAATGGGCCACGGGCCGCCGCGCGCTCGCGGACGCCGCCTACCAAGCACTCGCCGAACTGAGGGCCCGCTTCGACGTCGTGATCTGCGAGGGCGCCGGAAGCCCTGCCGAGATCAATCTCCGCGAGGGCGACTACGTCAACATGGGCCTCGCCCGGAAGGCTGGACTGCCCGTACTCGTCGTCGGCGACATCGACAGGGGCGGGGTACTCGCCGCGATGACCGGCACCGTCGCGCTCCTCGACCGGGCCGACCAGGCTCACGTCGCCGCCTTCCTGGTCAACAAGTTCCGAGGCGACCCCGCCCTGCTGGCTCCAGGACTCCACACGCTGACGGAGGTGACCGGCAGGCCGGTACTCGGCGTCCTGCCGTGGCTTCCCGGCGTGTGGCTCGACTCCGAGGACGCGCTCGCCATCGCCCGCTGGTCGGGAAGCGAGGGCGGCGCCGGCGCGACATTGCGGGTCGCGGCCGTGCGGTTTCCCCGGGTCTCCAACGCCACCGATCTCGATCCGCTCGCCGCCGAACCGGGGGTCGCGGTCACCGTCACCGCCGATCCCGACGTCGTGGCGGCAGCGGACGTCGTCGTCCTTCCCGGCACCCGCGCCACTGTGGACGATCTGCGCTGGCTACGGGAAAGGGGAATCGCGAAAGCGGTCGCCGAAAGGGCGGCGCTGGGCCGTCCCGTGCTTGGCATCTGTGGCGGCTACGAGATGCTGGCCTCCGTCATCACCGACGACGTCGAGTCCGGCGCCGGGACGGTGACCGGCCTCGATCTGCTTCCCTGCACGGTGCGGTTCACCGCCGACAAGAACCTCGGCACCCCCGGTGGCTCGTGGAGGGGACATCCGGTCGGCGGCTACGAGATCCACCACGGCGTCGTCGAACCGGTGCCCGGCGGCGCGGAGCCGTTCCTCGACGGCCTTCGCAGGGACGCGGTGTGGGGAACCATGTGGCACGGCATCTTCGAGCACGACCACTTCCGCCGCGCGTGGCTCGCGGAGGTCGCCGAGCAGGCCGCCGTCGCGTGGAAACCCTCCGCCACCCCCGGTTTCGCCGCCAGGAGGCAGGCCATGCTCGACGGGATCGCCGACGCCATCGAACAGCACGCGGACGTACCGGCGTTGCTGCGGCTCGTCGAGGACGGCGTTCCGCCAGGGCTTCCGTGGCTGCGCCTCGGTCAGGACTCCGCGTAA
- a CDS encoding S1 family peptidase encodes MSTKLRRGFVAAVAMLAGLVFAPGASADQPSGMQPYIVGGGEASVTDHPYAVFLVDGNGNQFCGGTLVADDTVLTAAHCAVTDSASQLGVVAGRQDKRGTDGVQVGVSRVWIAPGYEAPTGGGDIAVLKLSETVPYSPAKLADASDSELYAAGTQATVLGWGRLEEGGDKSDTLRSAQVPVVDDATCGEAYTSYDAKTMLCAGYPEGGVDACQGDSGGPLMVGDTVIGVVSWGDGCAKPGKPGVYTRVATYAEAVSQA; translated from the coding sequence ATGTCGACAAAACTCCGCCGCGGATTCGTTGCGGCCGTTGCCATGCTGGCCGGTCTGGTGTTCGCGCCCGGTGCGTCAGCCGATCAGCCGAGCGGCATGCAGCCCTACATCGTCGGTGGCGGGGAAGCGTCGGTTACCGACCATCCCTACGCGGTCTTTCTTGTCGACGGCAACGGTAACCAGTTCTGCGGCGGCACCCTCGTCGCCGACGACACCGTGCTCACCGCCGCGCACTGCGCGGTGACCGACAGCGCGTCGCAACTCGGGGTCGTCGCGGGAAGGCAGGACAAGCGCGGCACCGACGGGGTGCAGGTCGGTGTCAGTCGAGTGTGGATCGCGCCCGGTTACGAGGCGCCGACGGGCGGCGGCGACATCGCGGTGCTGAAGCTCAGCGAAACGGTGCCGTACTCGCCGGCGAAGCTGGCCGACGCCTCCGACAGTGAGCTGTACGCGGCGGGAACGCAGGCGACCGTGCTCGGCTGGGGAAGGCTGGAAGAGGGCGGCGACAAGTCCGACACGCTGCGCAGCGCGCAGGTGCCCGTTGTCGACGACGCCACGTGCGGCGAGGCGTACACCTCCTACGACGCGAAGACGATGTTGTGCGCGGGTTACCCCGAAGGCGGAGTCGACGCCTGCCAAGGAGATTCGGGCGGACCGCTGATGGTCGGCGACACGGTCATCGGGGTGGTGTCCTGGGGAGACGGTTGTGCGAAACCGGGCAAGCCCGGTGTGTACACCAGGGTCGCGACCTACGCGGAGGCCGTGTCCCAAGCCTGA
- a CDS encoding GNAT family N-acetyltransferase translates to MADFVSRSGPELTPAELYALLRLRVDVFVVEQNCPYPELDGKDLLPTTQHIWESSVTGEVTGCLRVLGPLSEAQPVWRIGRVCTADSARGTGLGGRLMEAALAFAGDVECVLDAQTYAEGFYSRHGFVREGAEFEEDGIPHVTMRRTPSR, encoded by the coding sequence GTGGCTGATTTCGTCTCCCGCTCGGGTCCGGAGCTGACGCCTGCCGAGTTGTATGCACTCCTTCGGCTGCGCGTCGACGTTTTCGTGGTCGAGCAGAACTGCCCGTACCCCGAGCTCGACGGTAAGGATCTGCTGCCGACCACCCAGCACATCTGGGAGTCTTCGGTCACCGGCGAGGTGACCGGGTGTCTCAGGGTTCTGGGCCCGCTCAGTGAAGCCCAACCGGTGTGGCGCATCGGCCGGGTATGTACCGCTGACTCCGCACGGGGAACCGGTCTCGGCGGCAGATTGATGGAAGCCGCCCTGGCTTTCGCTGGGGATGTCGAGTGCGTATTGGACGCCCAAACCTACGCGGAAGGCTTCTACTCCCGGCACGGTTTCGTGCGCGAGGGTGCCGAATTCGAAGAGGACGGCATCCCGCATGTGACCATGCGCCGCACCCCGTCCCGCTGA
- a CDS encoding 8-amino-7-oxononanoate synthase yields MNAPGPAIHATQPDQVFDWLDTEAANRAEAGLTRRLRPRGATSDELDLAGNDYLGLARDKRVAGAAAAATLRWGAGSTGSRLVTGSTELHSELEHELARFCGVQAALVFSSGFTANLGAVTALSGGESAIVTDKYIHASLIEGCRLSRADVAAVAHGDPSAVAHALATRRKARALVVTDSVFSVDGDLAPLGELSGVCREHGAALLVDDAHGFGVLGEGGRGAVHEAGLAGQPDVVTTVTLSKAFGAQGGAVLGPRRVIKHLVETARSFIFDTGLAPGSAAAALAALGVLRAEPDLPDKVLTAANGLAAGLREAGLRVSAPAGAVVSVRAPGAEDAKRWAEACAEQGIRVGCFRPPSVPDGVSRLRLTARADLAESDVDRAVKVIAELAPPRARSTP; encoded by the coding sequence GTGAACGCACCCGGTCCAGCTATCCACGCCACACAGCCCGACCAGGTTTTCGACTGGCTCGACACCGAGGCGGCCAACCGCGCCGAAGCCGGTCTCACCAGGCGGTTGCGACCTCGCGGCGCCACGAGTGACGAACTGGACCTCGCGGGCAACGACTACCTCGGGCTCGCGAGGGACAAGAGGGTCGCGGGAGCCGCCGCGGCCGCGACCCTGCGCTGGGGCGCGGGATCGACCGGATCGCGGTTGGTCACCGGCTCCACCGAACTGCACTCCGAACTCGAACACGAACTGGCCCGCTTCTGTGGCGTGCAGGCCGCGCTCGTGTTCTCCTCCGGTTTCACGGCCAACCTCGGCGCGGTGACCGCGCTGTCCGGCGGTGAATCGGCCATCGTCACCGACAAGTACATCCACGCCTCGCTCATCGAAGGCTGCCGCCTTTCGAGGGCGGACGTGGCGGCCGTCGCGCACGGCGATCCCTCAGCCGTGGCACACGCGCTGGCGACCCGCCGCAAAGCACGCGCGCTGGTGGTCACCGACTCGGTGTTCTCCGTCGACGGTGATCTCGCCCCGCTCGGCGAACTGTCCGGCGTGTGCCGTGAGCACGGTGCCGCGTTGCTCGTCGACGACGCGCACGGGTTCGGGGTGCTCGGCGAAGGTGGTCGCGGTGCCGTGCACGAGGCGGGCCTGGCCGGGCAGCCCGACGTGGTCACCACCGTCACCCTTTCCAAGGCGTTCGGGGCGCAGGGCGGTGCGGTGCTGGGACCGAGGCGGGTCATCAAGCATCTGGTGGAGACCGCGCGCAGCTTCATCTTCGACACCGGGCTGGCGCCGGGGAGCGCGGCGGCGGCGCTCGCGGCACTCGGAGTGCTGCGAGCGGAACCGGATCTGCCGGACAAGGTGCTGACGGCGGCGAACGGTCTGGCCGCGGGCCTGCGCGAAGCCGGGTTGCGGGTGAGCGCTCCGGCCGGTGCGGTGGTTTCGGTGCGGGCACCGGGCGCCGAGGATGCGAAACGGTGGGCGGAAGCCTGTGCCGAGCAGGGGATCCGGGTGGGGTGCTTCCGGCCCCCGTCGGTTCCGGACGGAGTGTCGAGGCTGCGCTTGACCGCGAGGGCGGATCTCGCTGAGTCCGATGTGGACAGGGCGGTCAAGGTGATCGCCGAGCTGGCCCCTCCGCGCGCGAGGTCGACCCCCTGA
- a CDS encoding PIG-L deacetylase family protein, whose product MLAEMPADWRRALAVVAHPDDLEYGGSGAIARWTDEGRSVTYVLATRGEAGIDGMAPEEAGPLREREQIASAAVVGVHDVEFLDHPDGVVEYGLPLRKDIAAAIRRHKPELVVMTNHHPTWDGSFLNMADHRHAGLATLDAVRDAANRWVFRELLADGLEPWSGVRWVAVSGSPQPTHAVDITSTMDRAVDSLREHRAYLAALEGPMSEPDGFLREFAAETGRRFGSEFACSFELIPM is encoded by the coding sequence ATGCTTGCGGAGATGCCTGCGGATTGGCGGCGCGCACTGGCTGTCGTCGCACATCCCGACGATCTGGAGTACGGGGGTTCCGGCGCGATCGCCCGCTGGACCGACGAGGGTCGTTCGGTGACGTATGTACTGGCCACCCGTGGTGAAGCCGGTATCGACGGGATGGCTCCCGAGGAGGCGGGCCCGCTGCGCGAGCGCGAGCAAATCGCCAGTGCGGCCGTGGTCGGCGTGCACGACGTGGAATTCCTCGATCATCCCGATGGCGTCGTCGAGTACGGACTGCCGCTGCGCAAGGACATCGCCGCAGCGATTCGCAGGCACAAACCGGAGCTGGTCGTGATGACCAATCACCACCCGACGTGGGACGGCTCGTTCCTGAACATGGCCGATCACCGGCATGCCGGACTCGCCACCCTCGACGCGGTCCGTGATGCCGCGAACAGGTGGGTATTCCGGGAGTTGCTCGCCGATGGCCTCGAACCGTGGTCGGGCGTGCGGTGGGTCGCCGTGTCCGGTTCGCCTCAGCCGACGCACGCCGTCGACATCACCTCGACCATGGACCGCGCCGTGGATTCACTGCGCGAGCACCGCGCCTACCTCGCGGCGCTGGAAGGACCGATGTCCGAACCGGACGGGTTCCTGCGCGAATTCGCCGCCGAAACGGGTAGGCGTTTCGGCAGCGAATTCGCGTGTTCGTTCGAGCTGATCCCGATGTAG
- a CDS encoding DEAD/DEAH box helicase yields the protein MRRTTSERQCVTTTSFADLNLPKPLLRELQQGGMTEAFPIQAATLPDALAGRDVLGRAQTGSGKTLAFGLALLSRLDGGKARPKQPRALVLVPTRELAMQVADALIPLAKSLGLWCRTAVGGMSFSRQADMLARGIDLLIATPGRLSDHVRQGTCSLGAVQFVALDEADQMADMGFLPQVREILDLTPKDGQRLLFSATLDGDVERLVKAYLTNPVTHSVAPVTASVTTMDHHLLQVAKEEKQAVITEIGARDGRTIMFVRTKHHVDRLTTKLRANGVRAGALHGGKTQGQRNRVLADFKEGQTPVLVATDVAARGIHVDDVSLVVHVDPAADHKDYLHRAGRTARAGASGTVVTLLTRDQRRAVRRMTDKAGVRPEYSQVRPGDTELARITGARTPSGVPVVEQHRPSRSPGQGGGRRGAPAGRGRPPFGGRRDHRDGGKGQFKGGRGQRPQRRSATSAN from the coding sequence TTGCGACGTACCACGTCCGAGAGGCAATGCGTGACAACAACATCGTTCGCTGACCTGAACCTTCCGAAGCCGCTGCTGCGTGAGCTGCAGCAGGGCGGAATGACGGAAGCGTTCCCGATCCAGGCGGCGACCCTGCCCGACGCGCTGGCAGGCCGGGACGTACTCGGCCGCGCGCAGACCGGCTCTGGCAAGACACTGGCCTTCGGCCTCGCCCTGCTTTCCCGGCTCGACGGCGGCAAGGCTAGGCCCAAGCAACCCCGGGCGCTCGTGCTCGTCCCCACCCGCGAACTGGCCATGCAGGTGGCCGACGCGCTCATCCCGCTCGCCAAATCGCTCGGCCTCTGGTGCAGGACCGCCGTCGGCGGCATGTCGTTCAGCCGCCAGGCCGACATGCTGGCCAGGGGAATCGACCTGCTCATCGCCACTCCCGGCAGGCTGTCCGACCATGTGAGGCAAGGCACCTGCTCGCTGGGCGCCGTGCAGTTCGTCGCACTCGACGAGGCCGACCAGATGGCCGACATGGGCTTCCTGCCCCAGGTGAGGGAAATCCTCGACCTGACCCCGAAGGACGGCCAGCGGCTGCTCTTCTCCGCGACCCTCGACGGCGACGTCGAGCGCCTGGTGAAGGCGTATCTGACCAACCCGGTGACACACTCGGTCGCCCCGGTGACCGCGAGCGTGACCACCATGGACCACCACCTGCTCCAGGTCGCCAAGGAAGAGAAGCAGGCGGTCATCACCGAGATCGGGGCGAGGGACGGCCGCACGATCATGTTCGTGCGCACGAAGCACCACGTGGACAGGCTGACCACGAAGCTGAGGGCCAACGGCGTCAGGGCGGGTGCCCTGCACGGTGGCAAGACCCAGGGCCAGCGCAACAGGGTTCTCGCCGACTTCAAAGAAGGCCAGACCCCCGTTCTCGTCGCCACGGACGTCGCGGCTCGCGGTATCCACGTCGACGACGTGAGCCTCGTCGTGCACGTCGACCCCGCAGCCGACCACAAGGACTACCTGCACAGGGCGGGCCGCACCGCGCGGGCAGGGGCGTCCGGCACCGTCGTGACGCTGCTGACCCGCGACCAGCGCAGGGCCGTGCGGCGCATGACCGACAAGGCCGGTGTCCGGCCCGAGTACTCGCAGGTGCGCCCCGGCGACACCGAACTGGCCCGGATCACCGGAGCCCGCACGCCGAGCGGCGTGCCCGTCGTCGAACAGCACCGGCCCTCCCGGTCGCCAGGCCAGGGCGGCGGCAGGCGTGGCGCGCCGGCAGGCAGGGGCAGGCCCCCGTTCGGCGGCAGGCGGGACCACCGCGACGGCGGCAAGGGACAGTTCAAGGGCGGCCGGGGACAACGCCCGCAGCGGCGCTCGGCCACCTCGGCCAACTGA
- a CDS encoding serine protein kinase RIO → MPHSGFGNFDDSVEFDRFSEFGDTGRKRYRDRGKPRKPVFDDEPAPNRRGRLTEDERARLAALRADAYTETALPGGADRWSTWDTGGHGPEPHPWWVVTELGAVDTELGRLKTGKEADVHLLRRGLPDGTKECLLAAKRYRGDEHRLFHRDAGYLEGRKVRRSREMRAMRSRSAFGRNLIAEQWAAAEFSALSRLWTLGVPVPYPVQRTGTELLLEFLGTPDGTAAPRLAELRPRGDELRDLWHQLGSALERLAEEGLCHGDLSPYNVLVHDGQAVLIDLPQIVDLTGNPRGGEFLERDVHNVANWFAARGLPPDIGDPAPLITNLRRSALLP, encoded by the coding sequence ATGCCCCACAGCGGCTTCGGCAACTTCGACGACTCAGTTGAGTTCGACCGGTTCTCCGAGTTCGGCGACACCGGACGCAAGCGGTACCGCGACCGCGGGAAACCACGCAAACCCGTTTTCGACGACGAACCGGCACCGAACCGGCGTGGCCGCCTCACCGAGGACGAGCGCGCACGCCTGGCCGCGCTACGCGCCGACGCCTACACCGAGACCGCGTTGCCCGGCGGCGCCGACCGCTGGTCGACCTGGGACACGGGCGGGCACGGTCCCGAGCCCCACCCGTGGTGGGTGGTCACCGAACTCGGCGCCGTCGACACCGAACTCGGCAGGCTCAAGACCGGCAAGGAGGCCGACGTTCACCTTCTTCGCCGCGGCCTTCCCGACGGCACAAAGGAATGTCTGCTCGCCGCGAAACGCTACCGTGGCGACGAACACCGGCTCTTCCATCGCGACGCCGGTTACCTCGAAGGCCGCAAAGTACGGCGGTCTCGGGAAATGCGGGCCATGCGCTCGCGCAGCGCGTTCGGCCGCAACCTGATCGCCGAGCAGTGGGCAGCCGCCGAGTTCTCCGCGCTGAGTCGTTTGTGGACACTCGGGGTCCCCGTCCCGTACCCGGTGCAGCGCACGGGGACCGAACTCCTGCTGGAATTCCTCGGCACCCCGGACGGAACGGCGGCGCCCCGGCTGGCCGAACTCCGTCCTCGCGGCGACGAACTGCGTGACCTGTGGCACCAGCTCGGCTCCGCGCTCGAACGCCTCGCCGAAGAAGGGCTCTGCCACGGCGACCTCTCCCCCTACAACGTGCTCGTCCACGATGGACAGGCCGTGCTCATCGATCTGCCGCAGATCGTCGACCTGACCGGCAATCCGCGCGGGGGCGAGTTCCTTGAGCGTGACGTACACAACGTCGCGAACTGGTTCGCGGCGCGCGGACTGCCGCCCGACATCGGCGACCCGGCACCGCTCATCACGAACCTGCGCCGGAGCGCGCTGCTGCCCTGA
- a CDS encoding NAD(P)/FAD-dependent oxidoreductase: MRIVVIGSGIAGAATAYQLARRGAEVVVVEAGREGAATAAGAGIVCPWTSRKLGEAELEFAARAAAYYRLLVEQLTEDGEEDTSFEIVGGMVVSADEAELAETSLRVSARAVDWPQAGVVRRLDPAEARTLFPPLAPGLGGVLVPGAARVDGRKLRTCFVRAAQRHGARMVRGQAALSLSGGKVGGVLAGTELVEADAVVVAAGAWSAELLAPLGIRIGVVAQRGQISHVGLPGTDTSAWPVVLPVSSHYLLAFGDSRVVAGATREDGSGFDHRVTVAGQREVLDEALKVAPGLADGTLLETRIGFRPVSLDGRPLLGAVRGHPEVLVLSGFGPSGLTIGPYAASLTAALALGEQPGIDVSALRPDRFTRP; this comes from the coding sequence ATGCGGATCGTCGTCATCGGATCGGGAATCGCGGGAGCCGCGACCGCTTACCAGCTCGCGCGCCGGGGCGCGGAGGTCGTGGTGGTCGAGGCGGGAAGGGAAGGCGCCGCGACAGCGGCGGGGGCGGGAATCGTCTGTCCGTGGACCTCACGCAAACTCGGCGAAGCCGAATTGGAGTTCGCCGCCCGCGCGGCCGCCTACTACCGGTTGCTCGTGGAACAGCTGACCGAGGACGGCGAGGAGGACACGTCGTTCGAGATCGTCGGCGGCATGGTCGTGTCGGCCGATGAGGCCGAACTCGCCGAGACCAGTTTGCGGGTGAGCGCGCGGGCCGTCGACTGGCCGCAGGCCGGGGTGGTGCGGCGGCTCGATCCAGCTGAGGCGCGCACGCTGTTCCCTCCGCTCGCGCCGGGTCTGGGCGGCGTGCTGGTGCCGGGCGCGGCGAGGGTGGACGGCCGGAAGTTGCGCACATGCTTCGTGCGGGCGGCCCAGCGGCACGGCGCGCGGATGGTCAGGGGACAGGCCGCCCTGAGCCTGTCCGGCGGCAAGGTCGGCGGTGTTCTCGCCGGTACCGAGCTGGTCGAGGCCGACGCGGTCGTCGTGGCGGCGGGGGCGTGGAGCGCCGAACTGCTCGCCCCGCTCGGGATCCGGATCGGTGTCGTCGCGCAGCGTGGCCAGATCAGCCATGTCGGGCTGCCCGGCACCGACACCTCGGCGTGGCCGGTAGTGCTGCCCGTGTCGAGTCACTACCTGCTTGCCTTCGGTGATTCCCGCGTCGTCGCCGGTGCGACGAGGGAGGACGGCTCCGGATTCGATCACCGGGTCACCGTCGCCGGTCAGCGAGAGGTGCTCGACGAGGCGCTGAAGGTCGCGCCGGGGCTCGCGGACGGCACCCTGCTGGAGACGAGGATCGGCTTCCGGCCGGTGAGTCTCGACGGCCGTCCCCTGCTCGGTGCGGTGCGGGGGCATCCGGAGGTGCTGGTGCTGAGCGGCTTCGGGCCGAGCGGGCTGACGATCGGTCCCTACGCCGCGAGCCTCACGGCCGCGCTTGCCCTCGGCGAACAGCCGGGGATCGACGTCAGCGCGTTGCGGCCGGACCGGTTCACTCGGCCGTGA
- the yaaA gene encoding peroxide stress protein YaaA, which yields MLVLLPPSETKAEGGEGPPLDLDRLSFPELNPVRRKLADALTDLAGDPEASLAALGLSPRQTDEVSRNARLWSAPTTPALRRYTGVLYDALDITAFPKGALARAQRRLVVASALFGLARADDSIPAYRLSGNTNLPGFATLRTLWKPVLEPALAEVDELIVDLRSGTYAALAKVPGAVTVRVVTEDRQGRRKTVSHHNKAYKGKLAAALAASRAEPSTVDGLARIAAKAGIPVERTGQRELELLTAE from the coding sequence GTGCTCGTTCTGCTTCCTCCCTCCGAGACCAAGGCCGAAGGCGGGGAGGGACCACCGCTCGACCTCGACCGGCTGTCGTTCCCCGAGCTGAACCCGGTACGCCGCAAGCTCGCCGACGCGCTGACCGACCTCGCCGGTGATCCGGAAGCGAGTCTCGCCGCCCTCGGCCTTTCCCCGCGGCAGACCGACGAGGTGTCCCGCAACGCGCGGCTGTGGAGCGCACCCACGACACCCGCGCTGCGCCGCTACACCGGCGTGCTCTACGACGCGCTCGACATCACCGCTTTCCCGAAAGGCGCGCTGGCCAGGGCGCAGCGGCGGCTCGTCGTCGCCTCGGCGTTGTTCGGTCTCGCCCGTGCCGACGACTCCATTCCGGCCTACCGGCTGTCCGGCAACACGAACCTTCCCGGCTTCGCGACGTTGCGAACACTGTGGAAACCCGTTCTCGAACCGGCGCTCGCCGAGGTGGACGAGCTGATCGTCGACCTGCGCTCGGGTACCTACGCCGCGCTCGCGAAGGTCCCCGGCGCCGTGACCGTCCGCGTGGTCACCGAGGACCGGCAGGGACGGCGCAAGACGGTCAGTCACCACAACAAGGCGTACAAGGGAAAGCTCGCCGCCGCACTGGCCGCGAGCCGAGCCGAACCCTCCACTGTGGATGGACTGGCGCGGATCGCGGCCAAGGCCGGTATTCCGGTCGAGCGCACGGGCCAGCGGGAACTGGAACTGCTCACGGCCGAGTGA